The Flaviramulus sp. BrNp1-15 genome includes the window AATTAATATATAACAATGCGGCAACTGATCCTTATTCAGATGCTAGTATTGGAGCTAATCAAGATAATTCGGATGAGCTATTTGGTTGGAGTTTACAATTACAGAATACTTTATCATCCTCCAGCGCATTAGGTAATAATTTAACCGAACGCAACAATGCTTACGATATTGGACATTTATTTGGTGATTCAGGAGGAGGAGGAAATGCCGGTTGTATAGGCTGTGTATGTAGTAATGATACAGCTTCTAATGCTGATAAAAACAAAGGAAGCGCATTTACATCACCTGCTGACGGTATTCCTGAAGGTGATACTTTTGATATAAATTATGTTGTTCATGAAATAGGACATCAAATGGGTGCTAATCATACATGGGCATTTACAACCGAAGGCACTGGTGTAAATTCAGAACCTGGAAGTGGCTCAACAATTATGGCTTATGCTGGTATTACAGGACCTGATGATGTTCAGACTAATAGTGATGATTATTTTCATTATCATAGTATTAAACAAATTTTGGATAATTTGAGTACAAAGAGTTGTCAAACTATTGAACCTATTTCCAATAATCCTCCAATTGCTGATGCTGGTAATAATTACATAATTCCAGCAGGAACTCCATACATACTCAAAGGAACAGCTACCGGTATTGAATCTGGTGAAAGCTTTACTTACTGTTGGGAACAAATAGATAGTGGCAAAACAGATTATCTGAATTTTGGTCCTGATTTAGTATTAGGCTCTATGAACAGATCTTTACCTCCTTCATCATCACCAGATAGATATATACCGAGATTAAGTAGCGTTCTAAATGGTAATATTACACAAACTAACCCTGGTCTTGGTAGCGACTGGGAAACTGTTGCAAATGTTGATCGAATTTTAAATTGGGCATTAACCGTAAGAGATAGAGAACCAATCGCAACAGGTTTAGGTGGACAATCTAGCTATGATACTATGCAAATTCAAGTTACAGATGGCTCAGTATCCACACCAATAGGACCGTTTATAGTTACTTCGCAAAATAGTTATATTAGTTACCCCATTGGAAGTTCTCAAATGGTAACATGGGATGTTGCTAATACCAATTTAAGCCCTATAAACACAGCCTTAGTAAACATACGTTTATCCACTGATGGAGGATTAACTTTTCCAACAATATTAGTATCTAACACAAGTAATGATGGAACAGAGAACATTAATCTTCCAATGGGTGTGTCAGCTCCTTTTTGCAGAATTATGGTAGAACCTGTTGGAAATATTTATTACGGCGTTAACAGTACGGATTTTTCAATTGGTTATACCGTTTCAACAACCTGTAATCAGCAATTTAGTTCTAATTCTAATTTAAACATAAGTATTCCAGATGAAGGGACAACCAATGATATTATTAATGTCCCCGTTAACGGTGTTATTAGTGATGTTAAAATAAAT containing:
- a CDS encoding reprolysin-like metallopeptidase; amino-acid sequence: MKTKLHYVLSIAMLLSVFSVKAQISSFKEVKTIKNSKDLSKFNLDKSKVHFFELDRNLFKKNTLTATLRGSQKKKKNTVITIPGINGTMESFNIYEAPVFSHTLALKYPNIKSYVGYSTNKNGAKLRMSISPQGVHTMITFLDKSTVFMQPTKKGSNQYVVYDRGMKVNSLSTFKCGTIESINQLFNKTNTSSKIDEGGANNKTLQKFRIAISTTSEYTAYHDDGISGNGDAISDALSAINVTLSRVNEVFETDMAVTFELVDATQLIYNNAATDPYSDASIGANQDNSDELFGWSLQLQNTLSSSSALGNNLTERNNAYDIGHLFGDSGGGGNAGCIGCVCSNDTASNADKNKGSAFTSPADGIPEGDTFDINYVVHEIGHQMGANHTWAFTTEGTGVNSEPGSGSTIMAYAGITGPDDVQTNSDDYFHYHSIKQILDNLSTKSCQTIEPISNNPPIADAGNNYIIPAGTPYILKGTATGIESGESFTYCWEQIDSGKTDYLNFGPDLVLGSMNRSLPPSSSPDRYIPRLSSVLNGNITQTNPGLGSDWETVANVDRILNWALTVRDREPIATGLGGQSSYDTMQIQVTDGSVSTPIGPFIVTSQNSYISYPIGSSQMVTWDVANTNLSPINTALVNIRLSTDGGLTFPTILVSNTSNDGTENINLPMGVSAPFCRIMVEPVGNIYYGVNSTDFSIGYTVSTTCNQQFSSNSNLNISIPDEGTTNDIINVPVNGVISDVKINVDVTHSFISDLTLTLTHPNGTTSTVVWEENCFINTGYEDFDIIFEDGASAVVCASPTTGTYIPANSLSIFDELESSGDWTLTISDGFQFDTGNLNDWYLEFCLKTVTLSSSNDIEFSEFKVYPNPNNGEFTLKLNINSSNTINVEVYDLRGRIIHKKTFENTGDFNKKITLNDIQSGMYILSVSDGIRKSTKKIVIE